In Ailuropoda melanoleuca isolate Jingjing chromosome 7, ASM200744v2, whole genome shotgun sequence, one genomic interval encodes:
- the CHAMP1 gene encoding chromosome alignment-maintaining phosphoprotein 1, translating to MTEREMEVFQELRKPSSRLECDHCSFRGTDYENVQIHMGTIHPEFCDEMDAGGLGKMIFYQKSAKLFHCHKCFFTSKMYSNVYYHITSKHAGPEKWNEKPKNQLSRETDPGKSPPLPEHQKVPSNSAEPPKPLPALSIETQKLGPIMSPESPKPTPLTSLEPQKPGPVVSSESQTPSLPSPEPPRSASVSSPELPKPVPLVSESQKPIPVPSPEPQKLAPISPEPVKATLINPKPQKHSHFPETLGPPSGSSPESPVLAASPEPWGPSPTASPESRKPARTISPEPRKPSPSESPEPWKPFPAVSPEPRRPAPAVSPGSWKPGPPGSPRSWKSSPSASSGPWKPAKPAPSVSPGPWKPIPSISPGPWKPTSSVSPASWKSSSVSPGSWKSPPASPESWKSGPPELRKTTPTLSPEHWKTVPSVSPELRKPGPPLSPEIRSPAGSPELRKPSGSPELWKLSPDQRKTSASLDFPESQRSSRAGSPDLWKSSFFIEPRKPSGPSESPKGTSDIWKPVLSLDTEPRKPALFSEPTKTAPPASPEPRKRALFPEPRKHALFPELPKSAIFSESQKAVELGDELQTDAIDDQKCDILVQEELLATPKKLLEDTLFPSSKKLKKDNQENSDAELSSSEYIKADLDVVDSKGQESSSDQEQVDVESVDFSKENKMDMTGPEQSKNVLQFTEEKEAFISEEEIAKYMKRGKGKYYCKICCCRAMKKGAVLHHLVNKHNVHSPYKCTICGKAFLLESLLKNHVAAHGQSLLKCPRCNFESNFPRGFKKHLTHCQSRHNEEANKKLMEALEQPVEEQQI from the coding sequence atgacagagagagaaatggaagtatTCCAAGAACTCCGTAAACCATCATCACGTTTGGAGTGTGACCACTGCAGTTTCCGAGGCACGGATTATGAAAATGTGCAAATCCACATGGGCACCATCCATCCAGAATTTTGTGATGAAATGGATGCTGGTGGGTTAGGTAAAATGATATTTTACCAGAAAAGTGCAAAACTATTCCACTGCCATAAGTGCTTCTTCACCAGCAAGATGTACTCTAATGTGTACTATCACATCACGTCCAAACATGCAGGCCCAGAGAAGTGGAATGAGAAACCAAAAAATCAGCTAAGCAGAGAAACAGATCCTGGGAAAAGCCCTCCTCTTCCTGAGCACCAGAAAGTACCCTCTAATTCAGCAGAACCCCCAAAACCCCTACCTGCCCTTTCCATAGAAACACAGAAACTTGGCCCAATCATGTCTCCAGAATCACCAAAACCTACACCTCTCACTTCCCTGGAGCCTCAGAAGCCTGGCCCTGTTGTTTCTTCTGAGTCACAGacaccttctcttccttctcctgagcCTCCAAGatctgcctctgtttcttctcctgAACTTCCAAAACCAGTCCCTCTTGTTTCTGAGTCTCAGAAACCCATCCCTGTTCCTTCTCCAGAACCACAGAAACTTGCCCCTATATCTCCTGAGCCAGTAAAGGCCACTCTTATTAATCCTAAACCCCAGAAACACTCCCATTTCCCAGAAACATTGGGGCCACCTTCAGGCTCATCTCCAGAGTCACCAGTTTTGGCTGCTTCCCCTGAACCTTGGGGTCCATCCCCAACTGCATCTCCAGAGTCTCGGAAGCCAGCCCGGACTATCTCCCCTGAGCCAAGGAAGCCATCCCCATCGGAGTCTCCTGAACCTTGGAAGCCATTCCCTGCTGtctccccagagcccagaagACCAGCCCCAGCTGTGTCACCAGGTTCTTGGAAGCCAGGGCCACCTGGGTCCCCAAGGTCTTGGAAATCCAGTCCTTCGGCGTCATCAGGACCTTGGAAGCCAGCTAAACCTGCTCCATCTGTGTCTCCTGGTCCTTGGAAGCCAATTCCTTCTATCTCACCTGGACCATGGAAACCAACTTCCTCTGTGTCCCCCGCATCCTGGAAATCTTCATCGGTCTCCCCTGGTTCCTGGAAGTCTCCCCCTGCGTCTCCTGAGTCATGGAAGTCTGGCCCGCCAGAACTCCGAAAGACAACTCCCACCTTGTCACCTGAACACTGGAAGACAGTTCCCTCAGTGTCCCCTGAGCTTCGCAAACCAGGCCCACCGTTGTCCCCCGAGATCCGCAGTCCGGCAGGATCTCCGGAGCTCAGAAAACCTTCGGGGTCTCCAGAGCTTTGGAAGCTTTCTCCTGACCAGCGGAAAACTTCTGCTTCTCTTGATTTTCCCGAGTCCCAGAGAAGTTCCCGTGCTGGTTCCCCTGACCTCTGgaagtcttccttttttattgaacCTCGGAAACCTTCTGGACCATCTGAGTCCCCTAAGGGGACCTCCGATATCTGGAagcctgttctctctctcgaTACCGAACCTAGAAAACCTGCCCTGTTTTCTGAGCCCACCAAAACAGCCCCTCCAGCTTCTCCTGAACCACGAAAACGTGCTCTTTTTCCAGAGCCCCGGAAACATGCCCTTTTCCCTGAACTGCCCAAATCTGCTATCTTCTCAGAATCTCAGAAGGCCGTTGAGCTTGGTGACGAACTACAGACAGACGCCATAGATGATCAAAAGTGTGACATTTTGGTTCAGGAAGAACTACTAGCTACACCTAAGAAACTCCTAGAAGacactttatttccttcctcGAAGAAACTCAAGAAAGACAACCAAGAGAACTCAGACGCTGAGCTTAGTAGCAGTGAGTACATAAAAGCAGATTTGGATGTGGTAGACAGCAAGGGCCAAGAATCGAGCAGTGATCAAGAGCAGGTCGATGTAGAATCCGTCGATTTCAGTAAAGAGAACAAAATGGACATGACTGGTCCAGAGCAGTCCAAAAACGTGTTACAATTTACTGAAGAGAAAGAGGCTTTCATCTCTGAAGAAGAGATCGCAAAGTATATGAAGCGCGGAAAAGGAAAGTATTATTGCAAAATTTGTTGCTGTCGAGCTATGAAAAAAGGTGCGGTTTTGCATCATTTGGTTAATAAGCATAATGTTCATAGCCCTTACAAATGTACAATTTGTGGAAAGGCTTTTCTTTTGGAATCTCTCCTTAAAAATCATGTAGCAGCCCACgggcagagtttacttaaatGTCCACGTTGTAATTTTGAATCAAATTTCCCAAGAGGCTTTAAGAAACATTTAACTCACTGTCAGAGCCGGCATAATGAGGAGGCAAATAAGAAGCTAATGGAAGCTCTTGAACAGCCTGTGGAGGAGCAGCAAATCTGA